The Vicugna pacos chromosome 28, VicPac4, whole genome shotgun sequence genome includes the window aaaattatttaaaatattacacttATCGATAAAACTATCCATAGCATAGACTGCATTTAATATTAGAACCAAGTATTCTCTGAATGTTGAAAACCATTCATACAAAACAGATTATGGATGTGGTAATACGCAAACACTGAGGCTACAGGGAAAGCAGAAGGAATCTCTAAGATTAATAATGAATAGTTCTGTTTTGGAGCAAAGAAGCAGTCCTTGGctaagtccttaaaaaaaaaaaaagcagagcaacaACAGCAAAGTGACTATTTTAAATACACCTTGAATGATTTATCGCCCAGACTTGCAGGGGAAGAGGGTTGGGTGAATGAGATGGCTGTGGCTTGGACAACTGGTCAGGGGCCACAGGAGACTGCAGATTATAAATGGGCCTAGTTTGGGATTAGCCAGATTGATGGAACAGAACTTTGTCACTGggttgggaggggaggaggagggtgggctgAAATGGAGGGAACAAATGGACACTTGACGAAGCACAAGACACTTGCGCTGCAAAGGAACACAATGACCAAATTCATTAAAAAGATCTGGTGATATAtaacaatattttcattatttacatGTGTAACAATATAAGCCTTTGCACAAAACCTCTCAGTTATCTCTGCCCTCTTTTGTTTTCCAGCCATGACTTTcattttgtaaatacattcaaagggttgatttaaaaaaaaaatggagttcaAGCCTTAGCTcactttcaaaaatacaaaataatgaaagaaagtgGGCCAGCTCTCCCAGCTTCTTGAACTAAGTTACTCTGCTACCCCCAAATCAGGGCTTCTTCCAGAGTAATCAGCAAAGGTTCCTTTTTAATAGAAAACAGTGTGAAATCCAATGTCAGTTCTTTTGTTGTCAGCCAAATAGGTAAGCAGATACCTCCTAAAGTGTGAAATAGACCCATTCCCTGTCTGATCAACCACTGCCAGTCCCGTAGGGAAAACAATATTTCATCTCACGTGCCAGGAGCGTCCACCATATTAAAGCAACCACacccaatccccagctttccaATAGGGCCTTCTGTGCTTGCCCCTGCGGACCCTGGAAAAATGATGAAGTTggtccccaccccccactccaggTTGTAAATTTGCTGGGCAAAGAGATTACAATAGCAAGAGAAACAGAACACAAGGAGGCAAAGAAAAGTAAATTGtggtttcttgttttcatttttcccccctgCTCTCTGTTTAATAAATATGgcctttttcagatttcacaaatCAAAATGATTGTGATTTTTAGTACGGTTTGGTGTTTAAAATAATGCAACCCAATACATGGCCATCTGGCTGGGCTTGATTTATGAAAGTGACACAGGGTCTGTCTGGAAGAAATAACTGTTCCTTGTTGCTCTCacagttttctgggttttttaacCCCTGCATCGATATCACAGAGAGAGGGAGTGAAGATGAGAGAAGATGCAAAAAGTGAGTGACAGCTCGATGAGATTGGGGGAAATTAATCTGCAAAATCATTGCTTTCTCACcccaaaacctttttttttaaaagtagaatatcAACGGACCCAACTAGGCAGAGCCTCTTGCGTCTTGTTGTCTTGTTACTTACAACCTGAGGCATGACACTTTCACTTTCCCACATTGTAAATATTGATACATTAACTTGATAAATGTGACCGCTCTGCAGGGTGTGTCTAAAGAGtgatcaaaaagcaaaaaaccccaGCACCAGTAAAGAAGATCTAGAATCATACTGGGGAGAGACCGAAACACAGAAACCTAGAAGCTTAAGTCTGAACTGGTAATCACACTGACAGAATGCAGTGTGGACCATAATCAGGATTTTAGAACTACTTTCAtgataggaaaaacaaaacactccccccccaaaaaaaacagctTAATAACTTAAACTTAATTACAGATAATTATTCGCCAGAAGTAattgatataaaaatatttcatcgACTTGTAAGCTTACTTCTTTACAAGTATTAATCttcagaagaggaaagagacGTAGTGATATGGCAGAGGTGGGGGATGAGAGGAAAAAGAGAGGCTAAACTTTGGGGGGGCACTCTGTATTAACCATTAATAATCAGTTGGCATGTTTTTTTActggtgatgtagtccaactttcTGATAAAGATGATGAAAGGACACAGGTATCTCTGAGGAAAAGACTAGCATTGAGATAATCTCACCGAAAAATACTAAAAACACCCACTAAAATTAAGGGAGAGAAGAATATAGTGAAATTAATGGACTAACAAGGAGTGACTATTTATGTCAATTACTAGCGGTTTCTGTCATTGACCTTTACTCTAGGTTTGCAAATATATCTTAAGTGGAGCAGGGTCCTACTTCCTCACTTAGCACTATCCCTTAAGGATTTGTAttagtaaaaaaatattttctaaaggaCTCTTTTCTTCCCACACAGTGTTTATGCATCAGACACAGACTATTTCATtctaacaaatttattttctcgaTCAGCTCTTACGGAATCACTACTCAAATTAAATTACAATCAAATGATCACATCAAAAGATACCCTTATTACCTAACAACTgtccatattttttcatttcattttgatttgtgCTCGTCTGAAAAAAACACGTAATACAAGATCTGGGGAAAAATAAATTACCGTTTTGCAGCAGTTCATAAGTAttctgaataaaatattaaaagaagtcatttaatgaaaatataaagcaaatatttttagATCAACAACGGATCTAACAATTCTATATTGCCGTCTTTTGAAAAGTCTGTTTATTAAAACCTACCAAAAACACTGCTTGGAAAGGGCAGTATTATATAATCACTTCCACAGCACCCATTCGATCAAAGTTGGCAACGGATTGAGGAGAGGAGTCCGGAGAAGTGCTGTCTTTCTAACTCCCTTGATCTGAGTCAgtccagaaataaaaaataaaaaatattaataaaaaaaatattagcGGTGGCATCTCTAGGCGTCGTCCGCCCGAGCGGCCGCCGATGAGCCGGGGTTGGCAGCCGGGCCTTGCTCCACGCCCAGTCCGCCTGCCCGCGCCTGGACTGGCCGGGGCCTCCCTCACTCGCCGGTGGACGTCTCCTGCTCCCTCGCCCATCCCTCTGCTCTTTCgtgatgctttttatttccaAGGTTACGTTGAGGATacgtattctttttcttttggctttgctatcagtcTGTTAATTTCAGAAGCTgtgagtacatatatatatatgtatatatatatatatatttcttgttttctggaaactgttcttttttctccttcccgTTTCACAGTCAGTTTGTCCCCAAGTGACTTTAACATGGACAAGAATAACAGGGTTCGGGAGCGCAGAGTCACCCCTGATTGAACCCAGTGCCTCTGCTTGCTTTCAGGTCGCTCCCAGGAAACAAAGTTTCGGTGGCTCTCTGGCTCTCTGGAGGCGGGGGCCctttggagggagggggtggaagTGAGGAGGatgcttttctttataaagaaaaaaatctttttttctttcaatttttaagaGGAGAAGACGAGGCAGGTGCTAGGTTCTATCCACCGTCGCCATGTAGGAATTCTCAGGGTGGGAAAAACCTCACGAGTGCAGTTTTGGTGCGCTAGGCATCTTCACCCTTCtttagaaagcaaaacaaaaacgaACCACCACCACAGTATAAACGAGATCGCATGATCGCCCCCTTTTCTCTTCTGGTTTTGTCATGTACGCGTATATAAAACAGTCTGGGCATTTGTGAtgctttgtttgttggtttgtttgcttgCCCCTCCTTCCTTGGACTTCAAACCACGTCTCCTCGGTGCGTCCCTCTCCGTTCCTCCCAGGGCGGGCATGCCTGTCTTTGGGCGGAGGGGAgggcggcccggcccggcccgatgcggcggcggcgggggcggcggcggggtgacagcggtggtggcggcggcggtggcggcccGCTCCGCGCGGCGCCCGGGCCTTCACTGCACGCTCGTCTGCAGCCCGTGGTGCGGCGGCGGCGTGTCGGCGCTCACGGTGCCCACCTGCGAGTAGACGTCGTCGGGCGTCTGCTGCTGGATCCCGGGCGGCGTCATGCGCTTCTCCTTCTGGCGCCGGTTGCAGAACCAGACCCGCACCACCTCCTTCTCGAGCTGCAGGCTGTCGGCCAGGTTGGTGATCTCCTGCGCCGAGGGCTTGGGGCACTTGAGGAAGTGGCTCTCGAGCGCGCCCTTGACGCTCACCTCGATGGAGGTCCGCTTCTTGCGCTTGCGGCCCTGCGCCGCGATCTTGTCGATGCTCGTGGGGCTGCCGGTGCTCGAGTCCGCCTCCTCCAGCCACTTGTTCAGCAGCGGCTTGAGCTTGCACATGTTCTTGAAGCTCAGCTGCAGGGCCTCGAAGCGGCAGATGGTGGTCTGCGAGAACACGTTGCCGTACAGCGTGCCCAGTGCCAGCCCCACGTCGGCCTGCGTGAAGCCCAGCTTGATGCGCCGCTGCTTGAACTGCTTGGCGAACTGCTCCAGGTCGTCCGACGTCGGCGTGTCCTCGTCCGAGTGCGGGTCGTGGCTGTTGAGTCCcggccccgcgccgccgccgccgtggTGCGGAGGCCCCTGCGCGTGGTGCGGGTGCGGCGGGTGCGGGTGcgcgtggtggtggtggtgatggtggtgatcgGCCAGCTCGGGCGTGTCCCCGCGCACCAGCCCCGGGTGCACCAGGCTCTGggcgccgccgcccgcgccgccgccgccgccgcccggccccGGGGGTGCGCTCAGCATGCCGTTCACTGTGAAGCCCCCGGGCTGCGAGTAGAGCAAGCTCTGCGGCGGTGGCTGCTGGCCCCCGGCCATGGACGGGAggtgcgcggcggcggcggcggcggcggccgcggcggcggcggcggcggcggccccccaGCCCCCGGGGTGGCCCtggtgcggcggcggcggcggtggcccGAGGTGCGGCGGCCCGCGATGGTGCAGCGCGGTGCCCGCGTGCAGGTCGTCGCGCCCGGCGCCGCCCTTCACGTCGGGGccctgcggcggcggcggcggcggctgcggcggctgcTGGGGGCTGCCGGCCATGCCCACGGCGCTGCCGGACCACGGCGAGCTCGCCTccacggcggcggcggcggcggccgcggcggcggcggcggcgtgggGCAGGGCCGTGACCCACTGGTGCGCGTGGCTCAGCATATGGCCGCCGTTGCTGGCGGCCATGGCCCCCTGCATGAAGTCGCTCTGCACCATCTTGACGGAGGCCGGGTCCCCCCGGTAGGCGCCCGAGGTCACGGCGGCGCTGCCGGGCTGCatgccgcccccgccgccccccgcgccgccgccgccgccgcccccgcccccgccgccgccgccgccgccggcccctgCCGCGTCCGAGTGGACGATGGAGCCGGCCGCCAGCAGGCCGTTCCCCGGCAGGTAGGGGTTAGAAGCCGCCGTGGCCATGCCGCTCCGCTCCCGCCACCCCACCGCCgccaccaccgccgccgccgcagcagcggccgcggccgccgccgccgccgccgccgcgcccccccgcctcccgccgcctccccccgctccgcccccgcccccgccccgggcccccgccggccccgccgcctccgccgccgccgcctccgcccccgccgccgccgccgccgccgccgccggctgcAGCTGCAAGGCCGCTGGGCAGGGCGCGGGGGTCGCCGGCCGGCCTTggtcagcagcagcagccgcagcAGGAGCCGCGCTCTGGGGAGGGGGTCTCGCTTCTCGGGGCGCGCTCCGTGGCCGCCCCCCTCAGGGGGGGTCGTGGCCGCCCCCCAGCCCCGGCGCGATCGGCTCGCTCCAGCGGGGCTCGCCGGGCGGGGCGCGGGCCTGCGCTGGGGCTCCGGGCCGGGCGCGCCGGCTcgcgctcctcctcctcctgtccgCGGCCAAGCGCGGACTCGGCCCGGGCCCGGGGCTCGGTCCACCTGCTAAGTGGAGATTTCACGggaaacacaaagaaagaagCCGCTCCTTTCTTCTTAACCAAACCGTGGACGACCAGCGGCTGGCCGCTCCGTGCCTCCTCCCCAGGAACGCAGCTCACTCGGCTCCCCTCAGAGTAGGAAAACTTTTCCCGTCCTTGAAGGCGTGGTGATGCTGGCTGCTCGCGTGCCGAGAGGAGAGGCTGGCTCCTGCTCTCCCCCTCTGGTCCTCTCCTTTCAAGTTTTGTTGTGTCCTAGGAAAACTTCTTTCGATGGTGCATTTCTCTGAAGTTGCTATTGCTGGAGCTCTTGGCTGCCTCTGAAACAAGAGTCCTTTTTCATTCTCCTCGCAACAGTCACAGCCTGATGCGACATCTTTCCTTTTGGGCAGAAATTAGGAAACAAatataacaaggaaaaaaattgaacaggAGAAAAACGAGGTCGAGTTTCTCTGTTACCTTGCTGCTGACGGTTGGggttggtgttttatttttttcccagcagaggtctggaggaggaggaggaagaagagtgcATTggtggaggtgtgtgtgtgcatatatgggATCCTTGATACACAACCAACTCCAGTGGGCACCGTGCGCGGCTCGGAGGGTGCACCGACGGCGCTGGCGCTGGCCGTGCCGGAGCGGAGTTGCCGCGGGAGCTCGCTCTCCGCCCTGGTTCGCGCGCtcgccctctctctttccctctccctccctctttctctctctctctccctctctcgccCGCCCGATCCGCTCGGATCTGACAGTTcgctctctgtccctccctctcagAGCGGGGACTGTCGAATGTTTACCCTTCGCCGCGAGCGCGCACCCACCACCACACTTTCCCAAATACAAGGAAGTCGAGCACCAGGGCCCCCGCTGATTGGCTACCCGCTGGGTGATTGGCAGGCCCGGAATGACTGGCTTAGGACGCGCGGCCCCCCTTCCGGCCGTTCCGATTGGTTGCTTTTTAATTTAGGCAGAGCGTCGTAGAAGCTGGAAATCTGTcgccccccccaacccctacGCCTCCCTCCCGCTCGCCACTttctcctccccgcccctcccccgccacccccTCCGCCACATCTTAACTCTTAGTGTCCGGCCGAGACGTTGGTGTTCCCTTCGTGGCGCTGGGCATCGCAATAGGTCTGGGAAGGGGGAAagaaaggggagagaaagggagtggggtgggaagaagGAGGGGGGGTCAGAAGGAGAACATAGAGggaaaaatcatgaaaaatagCGACCTACCCACTCCACCTGGTACTGCGTTGTGTcgccgccctccccgccccccaccccatcccagagATTTGTAACGCGCGCGGCACGGATGCGCCATTCACGCTAATACCTATAGGCAGATGTGTCCCCAGTGGTTTCAAAGTTTCCTTGTTCCTTCGCCAGACGGCCCCCGTCCCTGCCtcggcgggggtgggaagggggagcTCGCGGCGCCCATAGCTCGGGTAGCGGCCACGCTCCTTGGAAATCCGCCACCGCAACTTTCCGCAGCCGCTTCGCGCCGGCGGCGGCCCCCTTTGTTTAAGTTCTCGGATGCCATCGTCTGGGAAACCTGCAGCCTGGGACCAGCGCGGTGCCCGCGCGTGCGAGACGGACCGCGGGCTGCCGCGagctccccacccccgcctctccctcctcccgccccctccGCTGGGATTCCGGCGAGGAGCGTGCTTGCCCTGGCGAGTCCCGGGGTGCCGGGCGGCGGAGCCATCGGCCGACCTTCCCCCATAGACACACCGCAAGTGTGTCCACCCCAAAGGCGTCAGGAAGCCCGCCGCCGCGGGAGCGGCCTAAGGA containing:
- the POU3F3 gene encoding POU domain, class 3, transcription factor 3, yielding MATAASNPYLPGNGLLAAGSIVHSDAAGAGGGGGGGGGGGGGGGAGGGGGGMQPGSAAVTSGAYRGDPASVKMVQSDFMQGAMAASNGGHMLSHAHQWVTALPHAAAAAAAAAAAAVEASSPWSGSAVGMAGSPQQPPQPPPPPPQGPDVKGGAGRDDLHAGTALHHRGPPHLGPPPPPPHQGHPGGWGAAAAAAAAAAAAAAAAHLPSMAGGQQPPPQSLLYSQPGGFTVNGMLSAPPGPGGGGGGAGGGAQSLVHPGLVRGDTPELADHHHHHHHHAHPHPPHPHHAQGPPHHGGGGAGPGLNSHDPHSDEDTPTSDDLEQFAKQFKQRRIKLGFTQADVGLALGTLYGNVFSQTTICRFEALQLSFKNMCKLKPLLNKWLEEADSSTGSPTSIDKIAAQGRKRKKRTSIEVSVKGALESHFLKCPKPSAQEITNLADSLQLEKEVVRVWFCNRRQKEKRMTPPGIQQQTPDDVYSQVGTVSADTPPPHHGLQTSVQ